GAGGGTCTGAAGCAATAACTCTGCAGTGTTATGAACTTAGCACCATTTAGTATACCATAATCAGATCTAGACCACACAACATCAGGATATTCTTAATCAATATCCTGacggttttatttttaatttttaaaagggaagtgAAGGTTTGTGGGGACTGCAAAACTGTTTGCAGCAGGAGTGCTGGGGTGGAGATGGCAGTGATTAATCCTCGTCCCCACAGACTGCTTTTGCAATAAAAATCGCCCTTCCAGCAGCTTCCTCACAGGCACCCACAAAAGAACCATGAGATggggaaacagctgggggggattTTTTTAATTGCACAACCAGCCTGTAGGGAAACGGCTAACTAACCACCCCCATCTTCCAGCATTGCTCAACCACAATCTTGCCCCGCTATTTCCACCACAATAAACAAAACCTCCATCTGATCAGTCACAGATTTCCCAGTAGTTTTGTGTAGTCTGAGCAAAAGCCCACCACCCTACAACAAATGCGTTGGTTTTTCAGGTGACAAAAGATTCTTTGCCCTTTTTGCTGCAACGTCCTTTCCGGGCGACCTCTCCGGTTCTTTCCGTTTGCGTGCCTGTCAAGCCGGAAGTTGGGCAGTGGGTGTGACTCTGGGCTTTCTGTCTCGACTCTCTATGGTAGGTGCGGAAAGAGCGCTTCCGGGTTAAAGGGTGTTGGTGCATCTTTTTGCTCCAGCAAGATGGCGACGGGTGACCCGCCAGCCTCGACCTCTAAGTACCGCCCGGCGCCTTTGGCCTCGCTGCCGCCGCAATTGGACCCGGCTGAATACCAGGCGTCGCCTGAGAAGCGCCGCGTCGAGGAGGAGCGCGTGGCCCTTCGCTCCCGCCTGAAGCGTCAGTACCTGCTGCAGCTCAACGACCCCCGGCGGACCCAGTTCATCGTGAGCgcgggcggggcggcggggccTTCCCCCTTCGTCCTCCAGGGCCCCTTGGAGGACGCTCCTGCTTACCTGCCGTGAAGCTGAATActgcagaaggggaaagaaagcttTCCCCCGAGGCTGGAGGAGTTGCGCATTTGAATGCCGCTCCCGCCtccaatcaatcaaacaaacaaaacctttcCTTGCCCGCCGAAAACGGTTGTGTCGGCCTCGACCTCCTTGGCAGGCTGCCGTCCGCTGTGGAGtgctagcttgcttgcttgtttgtttgctctTTAAATGGGAGGCAGCATTCAAATCTGCAACGGTTCTCCCCAGCACCTGCAGACTAAAGTGGCACTGCCCAAGGAAACCTGCCAAAATCGATTCTGTAGCAGCTATAAGTGGGCTGGCTCCTTGTTTACCTTAGCCAGGCAAGAGGGGTGGGGGCAAGTCCAAAACTACTGGCTGTCCCAGCACTACTTCAGTAGTCACAGCCCTGCCCTTTTGCTGGGCCCTGAGGCAGAAGGAACCCTTTAAGGGCATAAACAAAGACTTCTGTGGTTATATGGTGGTGTGTCACTCCTTTTCGTGGACTTAAAGCCCCCACGGTTTGCTGCATGACGTCTCAGTTGACTGGTGTGTTGTTCCAGATTTTGGGGATGGTATTCACACCCTGCAAATATGTGGGTCTGAGGAGAGCATGATGGATAATTGTTTCTATTTTGAACACAGAAAATGTACAAATTGCCCTTGTTATACTTACcgaatgcccccccacacacacaaatactcTTCAGAGAGGTTGAATGGGGAGAGCTTGGAGTCACCCAGCTGGcggggccccctccctcaggggagTCCTCCTCAGTTgagcagggaaggctgcctctttggccaggatggtgggggagaggaagcgaGCGATGATGGCTCAGTTTTCACCTTGGATATCCCTAGTGAGCTTAAGTCATCTATAGGAGGGCAAGTATGAAACCAATCATGTCACTTTGGTGGCCTCATTTTCTGTAGTTGCATTTAGCATGCACTTCAGGCCCAAGACATGCACTAGGTAAATGCATCAGGCTGAGAGATCAGTTCCTGGTATTCGCTGGGCTTTTTGTAAAACTTCATCGTTGTCAGGTGTTCACTATTGTTCTTCACTTTAGGATGATCCTGCTTTGACTCGTTGGACGTATGCCAGATTACATGTTTACCCTAACTTCCGAGTTACACCTAAAACTTCCTTATTGGGTGCTGTTGTTGCAATAGGCCCCATTGCTTTCTGGTGGTATATCCTCAAAAGGGACAGGGTAAGCTAATAGATATATAGTGTGCATATGAATACTTAGTGACTGGAATGTAACCATACATGGCTCACTATGCAAGAATGCTTTGGGTTTCCCAACAGGCATATGTTACTAGGAAATATAAGAAACAGATAGGAAACATAGGATGCTTTCTAACATCCCCTTTATCTGTTACATGTGTGCTGTCATTTATTTAAGGAAGCAACTATGGCCAATTTGCAATGCTCTTCATtttttgcattgtatttattcatatctatgtaaactgctttgggaacttttattgaaaagcagtttataaatatttataaatatttgctCTGACATGGATTTTGTTTAGAGTAGATGCCACAGAAATGTGCCCTTTTGGAACACGATTATTCTAAAGAATgctgcaagctgctctgagccttctggcaagagtgggatataaatgtaataaacaaactgTATAGCTGTTTTGGATTCTATCCAGTTTGTTcaggctgatgatgtggatagGATTCCTGTAGGAGTGCAGCTGACCATGTGCTTGTTCAGcccttgcccatcttggctaATTAAGGCAGTGGTGGGGGTCCTGGTCAAGTGGGTATCAAGGGTTGTTAATGACTCCTCCGTGGAGGATGCAGTGACAGCTGTTTTCAAGGCAGACCACTGCTGAAGAAACCCTCATTAGACAAGAATGACAAGAAAATAGTGCTGGGAAACTGCTGTTTGAACTAGTGGCATTTGGCCTGTGGGGTTCCAAGAGTTCCAACTTGTTCTCCATACcatttaatatctacatgaaactcttGGAAGAGGTTGTTCAAAGAACTgggttgtcagcaatatgcagatgatattgtACAACCCCACACCCCATTTCTGAGGTAGCAGTAGAGATCCTAAATCAGAGTCTAGGCTCCATTGTagattggatgtgggctaacaaactgagacttgGTCCAGACAAGTTAGAGGTACAATATTGTTTGTCTGTAGAAGAGCTGATCTTGGAAGACATGTTCAGTCTGTCCTAGATGGGATTGCACTCTCCCTGGAGGACCAGGTTCACAAAAGCAGTTCTTGGACACTTTTGTGGCTGCAGCCAGGAGAgtttttgcacagcttcagctggttGCGCCAACTGGAAAAGACAGATCTGGCTATAGTTAGCATGCCTTGGTCACttccaggcttaactactgcaatgagTTTTATTTggggcgctctctctctccctctacccTCACCCCCTTCCCCAGCTCACCCAGTTGGTCAGTCTTCATTGACTTCCTATTTGTTTCTTGGCACAACTTAGTgcttggttattacctttaaaatgtcATATAGCCTGAACCCCTGCTATTTAAATCCTAAAATGAAAGTATTTGACATGTCAACTAAAGGAGTTTCAGTGTGAAAAAGCAAAACAGCCGAATATTGACCTCTGCAGAGTATTATGGAATAGTGGGATGTGCACCTTATTTATTTCACTTCTGTCTTGGTATAGGATAACAGAGAGAAACTCATACAGGAAGGCAAGCTTGAGCGGCCGTTCCATCTCTGCTCTTGAGTCCCTGACAACTCCGTGCTGTGATGCTGCTGAAGGTCCACTGCTGCAACTTTCTCTGTTAGTTCTTGCCCTCTTACATAATAAATCTTATCAATTCAGAAACTGgtttatcttctttatatttcaGATTACCCACAGTAAATTGTATTTGTCTTGATGCAGAAACATATTTCATGCATATTTTATTACATATGTAATATGTACATATTTCGTACATATGAATTACAATTCAACATGCAATTCAGAATGCATCCCCGGCACCTTTTATAACGGAGATGAGCAggcatatacctgctcctcccagctatcttcatgTGCCAGCAGCGCTCATCCCAGTTGCCCTCATGTGACGCCGGCATGTACATACGattacaatggatatttatataccgcttttcaacacaagtttcaaaagtggtttacatagaaataaataaaatgtctccctgtccccaaagagctcacaatctaaaaaagaaacataagatagacaccagcaacagcctctggagggatgctgtgctggagatggagaggGCTATttgctctcgccctgctaaatgaaaagaatcgccactttctgtgctcagttagcaggtgacacatgacctctgtgcatgcgtgacagccatttgcatggtcagcatggttgctgtgCATGtacggaggccatgtgtgtgccatggCCATGTGTggacagctgggggagagtgccaccaATTCAAGAAGTGGCGGTGAGTGgtgaaggaggagcaggtatgtacCTGCTCTCCTCAGTTTAAAGGTGCCAGATGTGTTTTGAAtagcagttcgtgcacatccttatatTTTATAGTTTGCATTTCAGCTTCCAAAACTTggattttcaaccaaaaaaaaaaaattggaatttTCACACTTCAGTTGTGAGTAgttgtggagaaaatggatggGGAAAGGTCATAGAAGTGGGAAGGTAGGGCAAGGAATAGCGGATAAGGAACATCCCTCTTGCTGTAAGCCAGAGGAACAAGAGCAGGTCATTTATCAAAGAGTGATGaaatttggaaatgtttgtttccTTAAGGAGGACACAACTGTGTTCAACTGTGGTGTGAGAGATTCTTCTTCCATGGAGGAGGGTATCTTTGAATGGGTTGCTCCTCCCACTCACTCCCAACAGGTAAGGTTATACAAAACAGACTTGTCTACTCTCCTACAGGAAGAGCCCCTTTCTCTTTCTAATCCTGCTTAGTTGATGAAAGTTGTTGATGAAATGTCACTGAACAGGCAGGAGCTAAGTGGTGTCAACACTGAAGTGGATTGGTTGAGTCAACAAGATCTGGATTAGATAATGAATATGAAACTTCAAAGCAGATTCCTGTAGATTTGGAACTTTGGCAATGGGTCTCTGGATCAATGgctcaactgccctgagccagtttttggaagggtggtatataaatctaaataaataaatctcttcaCATCACTGGTGAATTGCAAAGTGGGCAGGTTCTACATGAGATTCTAGTGCAAGGAAGTGGAAGCCACTAATGCCTTCACATCAAATTGACCGACACAGCTCCTTTATGTGTTTCTACTGACAGTCCTTATCAGGATGCTCAGGAAGATCAGGGCAGAGGTCGTGGGATGGTGGCATCAGAGCCGAACTGGGACAGTGCTGAGGCTCTCCCTTCAAGAAGCACGTGGCAGTTCTCTTCATGGTTCTAAAGAGCCCGTGGTCCTGTTTCTCACATTTGAAGCACTTTCTGATATACAGCTAAGTCGGGTGCTgcactttatactgcatttatagatctgaCGTCGGCGTTTGATtccatatcaagagacaggctctggcaaaaactaATAGTTGAATCGTCTCCTTATGCATAAGTTTCCAACTGGGGATCTACACAAAGTTGCAGGCACTGAACAAACTAATATTTGAACTGCTCGGCGAGGTGCCTTTGAAGATGCTATCTTGAAAAGTCTTGTTCATGGCAATTGCTTCTGCACATCAGGTCTCAGAGTTGAGCACTTTTTCTGTTAGAAAGGAACTCTGCCTAATCCACCAGGACAGGTTTTAGTGCTTAGGATAGACTCCTGCCTTTCTTTCAAAAGCTAACTTTTTCATGGGGCACAATAATCATTTCCTCCATATCTTAGACGTCCTAAGATGATGAAGTGGCGTGCCTTGGACCATATGCAGAGCCATCCAGGTTTATCTCAAGGACATGAGGGAGTGCCACACTTCTGATATTATCTTTCACCCACCCATTATGGAAAGGAAATTTTGAAGGCTGTGAATCTTTCTTATGAGATCGGAGTATCTAGAATTTTCACCATTCTACTCAGCATGGCTGCTTTTGTGGCACCTAGCACTAATGCTTCTAAAGCTGACATTTGTAGGACAGCCATACAGTTCTTGCCTTGCTCTTCTGTTTGTCACTAATAGATGCCTTCAGCTCTGCAGAAGCAGCCTTTCAAAGATGGGTGCTTGAGCAGGTTATCATCGGTTAATCTGAAATACTGAGAGAGGGCACCCTtgaatggatgctgctgctggatATGCCATTCAAAGCTATCCTTTTCCACAAAAGGAGAAAACCGCATTGGTGTTAGAGGTATCCTACCCACCCAAGAAATGTTTGCTATCAGGGAGAGGGACTCTATGGAGAGGTTTACCCAAGTCTTCAAGCTAGATGGTCTTCCCTCCTGTCCTACTGTTTCCCTCCCCCATCATAACTTTTTGAAGATATTGGCAGTAGAGAGATCCCTAGTTTCCCCTTTGGGCTACTTGGTTTTCAGATTGGAAGGGTGCTCTGTTTCCCAGGAAGACGTGAATAAGTCTTTTCTGCTTATTGGAATGAGTGAGAGGAAGAAACCTGTTCACTGAAGAGAATGAGCTTACCATGGTAGTCCAATATTCTTTTTTAGACTTTAGTATTTAACATTTCTTTGGGGTTTTCCAAGTAGTGTCAACCCACATATGCACATGAAGGGAAATTATCCTTGCTGCATTCTGCAATATCAGTCTCTGACGTGACTGGTGCTTCTCTCAAGAACTGCCTCATTTAGCAATTGAACAGAAGAATATTGCTGACTGGGATTACATTGAAGAATATGCAAGTGATGTCATGGTGTCttttaaagtctttttaaaataGTGCCAGAGCAGGGAAAAGATTATAGGGGGCTTAATTCCTTGACCTgacttgaggtgtgtgtgtgtgtgtgtaagtaaaataTAGAGTTTTTGAATTTGTTTTCAGCTTGTTAATGTGGTGTATCCATAGGGAAAATTGTACCCAAGGCCCATTAAAATCTGACTCAAAGACCTCAGTGGGTGATTAGCTACTTGATTCACTTGGCTCTAACTTGGATTGTATCTAATGTCTTTATGTAGCCACCACCTTCTTAAGACCCTTCAAGTATCTGCTACAAGTTTTGACTTTAAGGAAGAACACCATCTCTTATCTTCCACCACAGACTAGTTATTGGTCTATATTTCAAGTTGATTACCATAAGTGAGCTATGGGGAATCAGCCACCCTTCCTAGTAATTGATACCACGTCCCTAGTTCTCAGCGAATGTCTTTGCTGCTCTTCAACTCTTGAAGATGGAATTTATGAGACCCACACAGGTGGCTACAGAAAGCTTTGGTGCTTTGGTTTAATTTTGTTGGGTACCAGATTTtccaggcactctgcacatgctcagggcaCTGAAGTCTTGCACACTGCTCCATTAGATTCATTTGAATGGGTTAGGCTTGCTCTGTTGGTAGTGATGCAAGAGACTGCAAACACCAGGAGTCTTTAAAAAAGCTTTACTGTGTTATTAAAGGCATACAAAATAGTGAAAAGGCAATGCATATATATAATTCTATCTTAATATGTCTGGCCAAAGATTCTGACTAAAATCCTAACAGGagatttagagagagagaaagagtgagagggggagaggagaggagaagataGGCAGAAAAAttggagggtggtggtgcagaGGCAAGTGTCTTGCTGTTGAGTTCAATTGCCAGGGTGAAGGTAGTCGGAGTCCACAGATCAGGCAACTTGGATGCGCTGCAACTGGCTACAAAACCAACAAACGGGAACTTTGAGTATGTCGTCTTAGCACCAGGACGACAATCTAGCCAGACTGACGGCTTGGCTGACAAAAGTGGCCAAATCCCGGGGCCAGTATCCTCCTCAGGTCCCATACAGCTGTGAGATCCCAAGAAAGTCCAGCCGAGCACCTCCTTCCCAAGGTCACCCAACCTGGTCCTAAGCTCCTATAAGGAGCTTCTCCCTTTGATCTCTCCATCTTCTTTTGATGGCTGTCTTGTTGTCTTCCATGCAAATCATTATTCCACCTCTCATGACATGCATCTTCCAGTGTGTGCAAAATCCCATAATTGTTCCTTGCTAGATTGTCCAAAATGTGCTGATTAGCATTTGGTGGGgatgggcggggggcgggctaCAAACCTGGCCAGCCTCCATTTTACCATCTCTCTTTCTTGGTGTGTTAATTGCAATTTGCTTCCACAGACTGCAGGGAGCCAGAGGGGAGGGGtagagatggagaaagaggaaaTCTGATACTCTTGCCAGCTCGGACTAAATTGCGGGGCCATACATCTATTCTAACAAGCCCAAAGGCACAGATGGTTAAGGGAGGATACATTCTAACAAGAAGCTAAAAGCTCATATTCTCATACATGGTTCATTAGCGAGAATACATCCAGGCAAGCAAGCAATTTCCCCATAATCTCCCTGTAGTGCTCCGGTGCAGCTTAGGTGCAGGATCAGGCTGGTCTGCTGGGGTCTGGCAATCTTCAGAAATACTTGTTCATTGGGCACTGTCAAGAGCAAGCATAACTGAAGGGGGTGAGGTTGTGTGTTGTGGGGCCAGTAACTTTGCTATGCTGCTCCTTGCTATGTATTAATTCCTACCTCCTACTCTTATCATAAAGCAATAATGGTTCAACAATTGGCTGACTAAATTGCACACAGCTTTGGATGTCTATGATCTAGAGTTAGTGGCAACAGATCAGTCTATATTGGAAAATCCACCAATGAAGTCAATTATTAATATTATTCCCCTACATAAGCCTATAAGATACATTAGTCTCTAGCTACATTAGTCTCTAGTCCAGAAAGCAACTAAGTAAGTAATTACATTACATTGAGCCCATTCTATGTGATGGGAGACCTGCAGGCTTTTCCAGACTTCGCACAGAAAGCTTTACTTGATCAATTAAGGCTAGtggtcattttattttattttatagttgCTAGTCATGCTTCTTGTTGGCTGCTCCTGGAGTTTTCACATGTAAGACTGACCAAAGCAAACTGTTTTCTCAACACCCTTTATGCTGTACAGGAAACAGCTCATACATCTGGACTCTTCACTT
Above is a window of Hemicordylus capensis ecotype Gifberg chromosome 2, rHemCap1.1.pri, whole genome shotgun sequence DNA encoding:
- the NDUFB4 gene encoding NADH dehydrogenase [ubiquinone] 1 beta subcomplex subunit 4; translated protein: MATGDPPASTSKYRPAPLASLPPQLDPAEYQASPEKRRVEEERVALRSRLKRQYLLQLNDPRRTQFIDDPALTRWTYARLHVYPNFRVTPKTSLLGAVVAIGPIAFWWYILKRDRDNREKLIQEGKLERPFHLCS